The following proteins are co-located in the Sulfuricurvum sp. genome:
- a CDS encoding response regulator transcription factor, whose translation MVKILLIEDDLEISDLLTQYLSRYQMEVISYAHPKSALASLGIESYDLVLLDLTLPDIDGLDVCKMLRERSDIPIIISSARSDLGDKVIALELGADDYLPKPYEPRELVARIQSLLRRINGKTIQVSSDTFRVDENGIYKDGELLPLTRAEFELLALLIKHRRQIISRDFIANNVESIGWESSERSIDVLISRIRQKVEANPKHPTLIRSIRGMGYQFTL comes from the coding sequence ATGGTAAAAATCCTCCTGATTGAAGACGATCTTGAAATATCGGATTTGCTCACACAATATCTGAGCCGTTATCAGATGGAGGTGATCAGTTATGCCCATCCCAAAAGTGCTCTCGCATCGCTGGGAATCGAATCGTACGATCTCGTACTGCTCGATCTTACCCTCCCCGATATCGACGGGCTGGATGTCTGCAAAATGCTCCGTGAACGGAGCGATATTCCCATCATTATCTCCTCGGCCCGGAGTGATTTGGGAGACAAAGTCATCGCACTGGAACTCGGTGCCGACGATTATCTCCCCAAGCCCTATGAGCCGCGCGAACTTGTCGCCCGTATCCAAAGTCTCCTTCGCCGCATCAACGGAAAAACGATTCAGGTGAGCAGTGATACGTTCCGCGTAGATGAAAACGGCATCTATAAAGACGGTGAGCTCCTTCCGCTGACACGTGCCGAATTTGAGCTTCTGGCACTGCTGATAAAACACCGCCGTCAGATCATTTCCCGCGACTTTATCGCCAATAACGTCGAATCGATCGGATGGGAGAGTTCAGAGCGGAGTATCGACGTCCTCATCAGCCGTATTCGCCAAAAAGTCGAAGCCAATCCGAAACATCCTACCCTCATCCGTTCCATTCGAGGAATGGGCTATCAGTTTACTCTATGA